Proteins encoded together in one Rossellomorea sp. y25 window:
- the qoxD gene encoding cytochrome aa3 quinol oxidase subunit IV, which yields MMEHNTANHSRIPWTQIIGFVLSIALTFLAVWFGLYAGLAYNVMVALVFVLAFIQAAIQLFMFMHVTEGEGRWQVGKMMSAAFIALVIVLGSIWVLSNMH from the coding sequence ATAATGGAACACAATACAGCGAATCATAGTCGTATTCCTTGGACACAGATTATAGGTTTTGTTTTATCCATTGCATTGACATTTTTGGCCGTTTGGTTCGGACTTTACGCAGGACTCGCGTACAATGTGATGGTGGCTCTTGTATTTGTTCTTGCCTTTATCCAGGCGGCAATCCAACTGTTTATGTTCATGCACGTAACAGAAGGAGAAGGCAGATGGCAGGTAGGAAAAATGATGTCAGCTGCATTCATTGCCCTTGTGATCGTACTTGGATCGATTTGGGTATTGAGCAATATGCATTAA
- the qoxC gene encoding cytochrome aa3 quinol oxidase subunit III, which translates to MAHSTNVDPNTPLEYQSEIGKLNIFGFWVFLGAEVALFATIFATFFALESGTVGGPLPSEVFDLKNTIIMTLLLLISSFTSGLSINELRRRNVKGMMVWLIITLLFGAGFLYMEITEFLHLIHEGAAMGTNAYWSSFYLLTGTHGLHVSLGILWIILVMFQVKRQGLNPDTAKKLFVSSLYWHFLDFVWIFVFTSVYLLGMVG; encoded by the coding sequence ATGGCACATAGTACAAATGTAGATCCAAATACGCCACTTGAATATCAATCGGAGATCGGCAAACTGAATATTTTCGGATTCTGGGTTTTCCTTGGTGCGGAAGTAGCTCTATTTGCCACTATTTTCGCTACATTCTTTGCCCTTGAAAGCGGCACGGTTGGAGGACCGCTTCCATCTGAAGTATTTGATCTGAAGAATACAATCATCATGACGTTACTATTATTGATCAGTAGTTTCACGTCCGGGTTATCGATAAATGAATTAAGAAGAAGAAATGTCAAAGGGATGATGGTCTGGCTGATCATCACACTGCTCTTTGGAGCAGGATTCCTTTACATGGAAATCACGGAATTCCTTCACCTGATCCATGAGGGAGCAGCCATGGGAACCAATGCATACTGGTCTTCTTTCTATCTATTGACCGGAACGCATGGTCTCCACGTATCACTAGGTATTTTATGGATTATACTGGTTATGTTCCAGGTGAAAAGACAAGGATTAAATCCAGATACCGCTAAAAAACTATTCGTATCCAGCTTGTATTGGCACTTCCTGGACTTTGTATGGATCTTCGTGTTTACAAGCGTGTACTTACTAGGGATGGTGGGATAA
- the qoxB gene encoding cytochrome aa3 quinol oxidase subunit I, with protein MFDFIKDNLILNDPLILGANISIVFTVIGIVATLTYFKKWKWLWNDWITSVDHKKIGIMYIIAALIMLFRGGVDALLMRAQLTVPNNEFLSSQHYNEIFTTHGTIMILFMAMPFLLGLMNVVVPLQIGARDVAFPFLNNLSFWSFMFGAILFNMSFVFGGSPDAGWTNYAPLAIEGSPGPGINYYLLGLQISGIGTLLTGINFVVTIIKMRAPGMTLLRMPMFTWTTLITAFIIVFAFPILTVTLALMTFDRLFGTHFFTLTAGGNPMLWSNLFWLWGHPEVYIVILPAFGIFSEIIATFARKTLFGYKSMIISLVAISGLSFVVWVHHFFTMGGSAAVNSVFSISTMAIAIPTGIKIFNWLGTLYKGRIEFTVAMMWSVAFIPTFLIGGVTGVMLGMAAADFQYHNNYFLVAHFHYTLIAGVVFACFAGLVYWYPKMFGHKMNERIGKWAFWFFSIGFNVCFLPQFVLGFSGMPRRVYTYGPEDGWTALNVISSVGAFGMGVGFMIIVYNVYYSYRFAKRELSGDAWDGRTLEWATSSAIPPHYNFAHVPEVKSADAFYYMKQERKESGKPEKVEYKPIHMPSNAGTPFIMSGLFFVGGFGLVFELWWMAILALIGIFGCMAYRSLFSHKQDAGYYVSVEEIEKTENPYKREA; from the coding sequence ATGTTTGATTTTATAAAGGATAATTTAATCCTCAATGATCCGTTGATTCTTGGAGCCAATATTTCCATCGTTTTCACCGTAATCGGGATCGTCGCAACCCTAACATACTTTAAAAAATGGAAATGGCTATGGAACGACTGGATCACGAGTGTTGATCATAAAAAAATCGGTATCATGTATATCATTGCTGCATTGATCATGCTCTTCCGCGGAGGAGTCGATGCACTTTTAATGAGGGCGCAATTAACGGTGCCCAATAATGAATTTTTATCATCACAGCACTACAATGAAATTTTTACGACACATGGTACGATCATGATTCTATTCATGGCAATGCCATTCTTACTTGGACTAATGAACGTCGTAGTCCCTCTCCAAATAGGTGCAAGGGACGTCGCGTTCCCATTCCTGAATAACTTAAGTTTCTGGTCATTCATGTTTGGGGCGATCCTTTTCAATATGTCATTCGTATTCGGTGGATCACCGGATGCCGGATGGACGAACTACGCACCATTGGCAATCGAAGGAAGTCCGGGACCGGGAATTAACTATTACCTTCTTGGCTTGCAGATTTCCGGAATTGGTACATTATTAACGGGGATCAACTTTGTTGTTACGATCATCAAAATGCGTGCACCAGGCATGACGCTTCTTCGTATGCCGATGTTTACGTGGACGACATTGATTACTGCATTCATCATCGTATTTGCTTTCCCGATCTTAACGGTGACATTAGCGTTGATGACATTTGACCGATTATTCGGTACGCATTTCTTCACGCTGACAGCCGGCGGGAATCCGATGCTCTGGTCGAATTTATTCTGGTTATGGGGACACCCGGAAGTATATATCGTTATTTTGCCTGCTTTCGGTATTTTCTCAGAAATCATTGCAACATTTGCAAGAAAAACATTGTTTGGTTATAAATCAATGATTATCTCACTAGTAGCCATTTCAGGGTTAAGCTTCGTTGTGTGGGTTCACCATTTCTTCACGATGGGCGGAAGCGCTGCGGTGAACAGTGTATTCTCGATTTCGACGATGGCGATCGCCATACCGACCGGGATCAAGATATTCAACTGGTTGGGTACTCTTTACAAGGGACGGATTGAATTTACCGTCGCCATGATGTGGTCCGTTGCGTTTATTCCAACCTTCCTGATCGGTGGAGTGACAGGGGTCATGCTCGGTATGGCTGCAGCTGACTTCCAATATCACAACAACTACTTCCTGGTTGCTCACTTCCACTACACGCTGATTGCCGGTGTGGTATTTGCCTGCTTCGCAGGACTCGTATACTGGTATCCAAAAATGTTTGGTCATAAGATGAATGAACGAATCGGAAAATGGGCTTTCTGGTTCTTCTCTATCGGTTTCAATGTATGTTTCTTACCGCAATTCGTCTTAGGGTTTTCCGGTATGCCAAGACGTGTGTACACATACGGACCAGAAGATGGCTGGACAGCATTGAATGTCATCTCTTCTGTCGGGGCTTTCGGAATGGGAGTAGGATTCATGATCATCGTCTATAACGTCTACTATAGCTATCGTTTTGCAAAACGGGAACTATCAGGGGATGCTTGGGATGGACGTACGCTTGAATGGGCGACCAGCTCTGCGATTCCACCCCATTATAACTTCGCTCATGTTCCTGAAGTGAAGAGTGCGGATGCTTTCTACTATATGAAACAAGAGAGAAAAGAATCTGGCAAACCTGAAAAGGTTGAGTATAAACCGATCCATATGCCAAGTAATGCAGGGACACCATTTATCATGTCCGGGTTATTCTTCGTTGGAGGATTCGGCTTGGTGTTTGAACTGTGGTGGATGGCGATTCTTGCCCTTATCGGTATCTTCGGATGCATGGCATACCGTTCACTATTCTCACACAAACAGGATGCTGGTTACTATGTAAGTGTGGAAGAAATAGAAAAAACTGAAAATCCGTATAAGAGGGAGGCGTGA
- the qoxA gene encoding cytochrome aa3 quinol oxidase subunit II: MFNKFKPYLIVLISLVSLFFIIIFSSGSEMIILDPKGPVGAVQKDLIMLSIYYMLGIMVVVLSFFTVILLKYRSSKKDSDYKPEMHGSTKLEIIWTLIPVLIVIALSIPNTKALYELKEAPKATAHKDPIVIHATAADWKWIFSYPEEGIETVNYVNVPEDHPILFKVTAADSMASFWVPQIGGQIYGMPGMVNDLYLQADEPGTYDGRNSNFTGEGMTHQKFDFVALEEEKYREWVKDAQENEPKLTEETYEKLMLPDTVDKMTFSSTHLSIVDHGKNSEYAMAIREKYGVEASSHGADKDAESSHGNHGDHGDMEDHDHHEDHDNEEHKGHENNEGHEH; this comes from the coding sequence ATGTTCAATAAATTCAAGCCATACTTGATTGTCTTGATCAGTCTGGTTTCCTTATTTTTCATCATTATATTCAGTTCGGGAAGTGAAATGATCATTCTCGATCCGAAAGGGCCGGTAGGGGCCGTTCAGAAAGATCTCATCATGCTGTCAATCTACTATATGCTTGGCATCATGGTTGTCGTTCTTTCCTTCTTTACTGTTATTCTCCTAAAATATCGCAGCAGTAAAAAGGATAGCGATTACAAGCCCGAAATGCACGGGAGTACGAAATTAGAAATAATATGGACGCTTATTCCAGTTTTGATTGTTATTGCCTTGTCTATCCCAAATACAAAGGCATTATATGAATTAAAGGAAGCTCCAAAAGCAACTGCTCATAAAGATCCGATTGTGATCCATGCGACTGCTGCTGATTGGAAATGGATCTTCAGTTATCCAGAGGAAGGTATTGAGACAGTTAATTATGTCAATGTACCGGAAGATCATCCCATTTTATTTAAGGTGACGGCTGCAGATTCCATGGCTTCTTTCTGGGTGCCTCAAATCGGCGGACAGATTTATGGTATGCCGGGAATGGTGAATGATTTATACTTACAGGCTGATGAGCCGGGAACGTATGATGGAAGAAATTCAAACTTCACTGGTGAAGGGATGACCCACCAAAAGTTTGATTTTGTTGCGTTAGAAGAAGAGAAGTATAGAGAGTGGGTAAAAGATGCTCAGGAAAATGAGCCGAAGCTGACGGAAGAAACGTATGAAAAGCTCATGCTTCCTGACACCGTAGACAAGATGACTTTCTCATCTACTCACTTATCCATCGTCGACCATGGGAAGAATTCTGAATATGCCATGGCGATCCGTGAGAAATATGGTGTAGAGGCATCTTCACATGGTGCGGATAAAGATGCTGAATCAAGTCATGGAAATCATGGTGATCATGGAGACATGGAGGATCATGATCACCATGAAGACCATGATAATGAAGAGCATAAAGGCCATGAAAATAACGAAGGACATGAACACTAA
- a CDS encoding DUF2935 domain-containing protein → MANQMITTWEEHLFWLEVLQDHAYFIRDHLSAAEAEYVGVSQQYIQLFGELIDQLNRVPRTADHQDETMVWFSNKVWPVAKGYFEFEGMLQSLRIDNKVNLNLSPTYLNGTLAENQEYLRILMYLQKGEEPEPLPLVNLMDLWLEDQLGHAVLFQNILDPIEINASRQAEAYINQYQVYIIQNRHLKGYLRFKQPGFARQREFAHEVGQTTLEMSQYISGMVMKYNKKKLLNKTTLRFLEHHFPETCYFIKKLSYYSPKLKEAAGTCSLKRATYL, encoded by the coding sequence GTGGCGAATCAAATGATCACGACATGGGAGGAGCACTTATTCTGGCTTGAGGTATTACAGGATCATGCTTATTTCATCAGAGACCACTTATCTGCCGCTGAAGCAGAGTATGTGGGTGTTTCACAGCAGTACATTCAACTATTCGGGGAGCTTATCGACCAATTAAACCGCGTTCCGCGTACAGCAGACCATCAGGATGAAACCATGGTCTGGTTTTCGAATAAGGTGTGGCCGGTGGCCAAAGGTTATTTCGAATTTGAAGGAATGCTGCAATCGTTAAGGATCGATAATAAAGTTAATCTAAATTTATCCCCTACTTACCTAAATGGCACGCTTGCAGAAAACCAGGAATACTTGCGGATTTTAATGTATCTCCAGAAGGGTGAAGAGCCAGAGCCGCTTCCTTTGGTGAATTTGATGGATTTATGGCTTGAAGATCAGCTGGGGCACGCGGTATTATTTCAAAACATACTCGATCCCATAGAAATTAACGCGAGCAGGCAGGCAGAGGCTTATATTAACCAATATCAAGTGTATATCATTCAAAATCGGCATCTGAAAGGATATCTCCGATTTAAGCAGCCTGGCTTCGCCCGGCAGAGGGAATTTGCCCATGAAGTTGGTCAAACGACTTTGGAAATGAGTCAGTATATCTCTGGAATGGTTATGAAATATAATAAGAAAAAACTGCTGAATAAAACCACTCTCCGTTTTTTAGAACATCATTTCCCTGAAACCTGTTATTTCATTAAAAAGCTCAGCTATTATTCTCCAAAGCTCAAGGAGGCTGCCGGGACTTGCTCTTTAAAAAGAGCCACCTATTTATGA
- a CDS encoding undecaprenyl-diphosphatase, whose amino-acid sequence MDYKLFSAINLLSGRSEPVDLLMIFLSKKIRYVFIFVLLFMWFRNDHYRRVSWNAVMSSVITLFLHTLVKLFYFKPRPFAKRRVGILIPSRTDSSFPSKHTLLACAVSTSIFLYDRFLGSIMWILSVLTGLSRIWLGHHYPSDIIGSAIIASMTSMVVSKTAGGFKGEGTHH is encoded by the coding sequence ATGGACTACAAACTATTCAGTGCAATCAACCTGCTTTCTGGTCGCTCGGAACCGGTTGATTTACTGATGATCTTTTTATCAAAAAAGATTCGTTATGTTTTTATATTTGTTTTGCTATTCATGTGGTTTCGAAATGATCATTATAGAAGAGTGTCGTGGAATGCAGTGATGTCTTCTGTAATTACTTTGTTTCTTCACACTTTGGTTAAGTTATTCTACTTTAAGCCGCGTCCATTTGCCAAACGGCGGGTCGGCATACTCATTCCATCAAGAACGGATTCTTCATTTCCAAGTAAGCATACCTTGCTGGCATGTGCCGTTTCTACGTCCATTTTTCTTTATGATCGTTTCCTTGGTTCGATCATGTGGATACTATCTGTGTTGACAGGTCTTTCCCGGATTTGGCTGGGACATCATTATCCATCTGATATTATCGGAAGTGCCATCATAGCCTCTATGACCAGCATGGTAGTGAGTAAAACTGCTGGTGGTTTTAAAGGTGAAGGAACACATCACTGA
- a CDS encoding PQQ-dependent sugar dehydrogenase, which produces MIKVKVGLQPIVSKINLPTVLKTALLPGDSRERLFIATQVGEIFYIRNGVIRTFLDIRSRILRLGVSGGGYDERGLLGMAFHPEFTLNGLFYLHYSAAGTEGSGALDDTYKPDPCDPATLNLRWTNRENQYDHIDTIEEWILHANGTPRKRRTLLNLRRPFYNHNGFNSLNFSPETGNLVLTTGDGGSGYDPFNLSQDNMEISGKIIEIDVNKNTPINNPPIVTRFNELPTSIQETLTVMAKGVRNIPGISFQRYYNQYIKYVGNVGQHLVESIFSFVQYQPIQVTQLVQASSMNFKHDYEEFINFGWRGWEGDFPASIIKACSRTPDWDEKSIAFYNEAVTLSGNRLHPLTSYFHKDTRPDKFEGTALTGVQPYMGKRIPGLTGSVVFTDLARKESHPQVRGALAYTTVRLNGKQNEFSVIQTDYDFGSQSAYYVSLGTNLKQTRLYLGVYSSTKVTDLNQGTVFEIIP; this is translated from the coding sequence TTGATAAAAGTAAAAGTTGGTTTACAGCCTATCGTAAGTAAGATCAATTTACCCACTGTGTTGAAAACGGCTTTACTCCCGGGTGACTCAAGGGAAAGACTATTTATCGCAACCCAGGTAGGAGAAATCTTTTACATAAGAAATGGAGTTATCCGGACGTTTTTAGATATTCGCTCACGAATTCTAAGACTGGGCGTTTCTGGAGGCGGTTATGATGAACGGGGATTACTGGGGATGGCATTTCATCCAGAGTTTACTTTGAATGGTCTGTTTTATCTTCATTATTCAGCCGCTGGAACAGAAGGATCAGGTGCGCTTGATGATACTTATAAGCCTGACCCGTGTGATCCTGCAACATTAAACCTCAGGTGGACAAATAGGGAAAATCAATATGATCATATTGATACGATCGAAGAATGGATATTACATGCGAATGGGACACCCAGGAAACGACGGACATTGCTTAATTTAAGAAGACCATTTTATAATCATAATGGGTTCAATAGTTTAAATTTCTCACCCGAAACAGGTAACCTTGTTTTAACAACCGGAGATGGCGGGTCTGGCTATGATCCATTTAACTTAAGTCAGGACAACATGGAAATATCTGGTAAAATAATTGAAATTGATGTAAATAAGAATACACCCATCAATAACCCACCCATTGTCACTCGTTTTAATGAACTTCCCACATCTATTCAGGAAACGCTCACCGTAATGGCCAAGGGGGTTCGCAATATACCAGGCATTTCATTTCAAAGATACTATAATCAGTATATTAAATATGTTGGAAATGTCGGACAGCATCTGGTCGAGTCGATTTTTTCATTTGTTCAGTATCAGCCAATACAGGTTACTCAGCTTGTTCAAGCTTCTTCCATGAATTTCAAACATGACTATGAAGAGTTCATCAACTTTGGCTGGCGGGGCTGGGAAGGTGATTTTCCTGCTTCGATTATTAAAGCCTGCTCACGAACTCCGGATTGGGATGAGAAATCTATTGCCTTTTACAATGAAGCAGTAACACTTTCAGGAAACCGACTTCATCCATTAACTAGTTATTTTCATAAAGACACCAGACCCGATAAGTTTGAAGGAACTGCACTTACAGGAGTCCAGCCGTATATGGGGAAAAGAATCCCTGGTTTAACAGGAAGCGTTGTGTTCACCGATCTTGCCCGGAAAGAATCCCACCCTCAGGTTAGAGGGGCCTTAGCTTACACCACCGTAAGGCTAAATGGTAAACAAAATGAGTTTAGTGTGATACAGACCGATTATGATTTTGGGTCTCAATCTGCCTATTATGTTAGTTTGGGGACGAATCTAAAGCAGACAAGATTATATTTAGGGGTTTATAGCTCTACGAAAGTGACTGACCTTAACCAAGGCACTGTTTTTGAAATAATTCCATGA
- a CDS encoding cupredoxin domain-containing protein, translating into MSMKRVTGLVVVFAMVMVLTTLGSQGVFAESGTVTQLMETEKVMIEVELKDDYFNPEVITIPNGTATTLILKNKGKKEHTFTVEKLGVDAEVQPGKEKTITVNPKQRGTYELICRYHFQEGMVGKVIIK; encoded by the coding sequence ATGTCTATGAAAAGGGTAACAGGATTAGTCGTTGTGTTTGCAATGGTTATGGTGTTGACCACTCTAGGATCACAAGGCGTATTTGCCGAATCAGGTACTGTAACTCAGCTTATGGAGACGGAGAAAGTGATGATTGAGGTCGAGTTGAAAGATGATTACTTTAATCCGGAAGTCATCACGATTCCAAATGGGACAGCCACAACGTTGATATTGAAAAACAAAGGTAAGAAAGAGCACACCTTCACTGTGGAAAAGCTTGGGGTTGACGCCGAGGTCCAGCCAGGAAAAGAAAAAACGATTACTGTGAATCCGAAACAGCGTGGTACATATGAATTGATATGCCGGTACCATTTCCAGGAAGGAATGGTTGGGAAAGTAATCATCAAATAA
- a CDS encoding DUF3139 domain-containing protein, producing MVNFIKNRISTIITITLVSIFLTYLSYVVYTDIGEKKRYEAIFRYLTVEKGYKESDISKIEAVHSIQAFLFSYEPWSIPVVFNDEPNAIYYYHYNDGVISQGGISGYTESEVYKHFESVKGGLDKSKLSD from the coding sequence ATGGTCAATTTTATCAAAAACAGAATATCAACTATCATTACGATCACATTGGTTAGTATTTTTCTTACTTATTTATCATACGTCGTCTATACAGATATAGGTGAGAAAAAGCGATATGAGGCAATATTTAGGTATTTGACAGTAGAGAAAGGATATAAAGAAAGTGATATATCAAAGATTGAAGCCGTACATTCAATACAGGCTTTTTTATTTTCCTATGAACCATGGAGTATACCGGTAGTATTTAATGACGAACCAAATGCTATTTATTATTATCATTATAACGACGGAGTAATTAGTCAGGGTGGTATTTCAGGTTATACAGAAAGTGAAGTATATAAACATTTTGAAAGTGTTAAGGGAGGGTTGGATAAAAGTAAATTGAGCGATTGA
- the smpB gene encoding SsrA-binding protein SmpB: MPKGEGKLIAQNKKARHDYAVEETYEAGLVLQGTEIKAIRGGRVNLKDSFARVQNGEIFVHNMHISPYEQGNRFNHEPLRTRKLLLHKKQINKLIGDSKEAGYSIVPLKLYIKNGVAKLLIGLARGKKKYDKREDLKRKEANRSIQRELAQRQKGM, translated from the coding sequence ATGCCAAAGGGAGAAGGCAAGCTTATTGCCCAAAATAAGAAAGCTCGTCATGACTATGCCGTAGAAGAAACTTATGAGGCGGGTCTAGTACTGCAAGGAACAGAAATTAAAGCAATCCGTGGCGGCCGGGTGAACTTGAAGGATTCTTTTGCCCGTGTTCAAAATGGAGAAATTTTCGTTCATAATATGCATATCAGTCCTTATGAACAGGGAAATCGATTTAATCACGAACCTCTCAGAACACGTAAGCTGCTGCTCCATAAAAAGCAAATCAATAAGTTGATCGGTGATTCGAAGGAAGCAGGATATAGTATCGTTCCACTAAAGCTATATATCAAAAATGGTGTAGCTAAGCTTCTGATCGGTCTTGCCCGTGGTAAGAAGAAGTATGATAAACGTGAAGATTTAAAACGAAAAGAAGCGAACCGCTCTATCCAGAGAGAACTGGCTCAGCGTCAAAAAGGCATGTGA
- the rnr gene encoding ribonuclease R, translated as MDENIKEHVDRLLSYMKEEAYKPLTVQELEEAFGIKGSTNFKDFVKALVVMEEKGLVVRTRSNRYGLPEKMNLVRGKVSAHAKGFAFVIPEESGMDDIFIPPNETNNAMHGDIVLVRVSTSSSGSRREGTVVRIVERGVDQMVGTFTESKHFGFVIPDDKKFASDIFIPKSAQMGAAEGHKVVVKLTSYPEGRKSAEGEVIEILGHKNDPGVDILSIIHKHGIDVEFPEEVMDQANKVPSEIDESEIPNRKDLRDQTIVTIDGADAKDLDDAVTVTKLDNGNYKLGVHIADVTYYVKESSPIDQEAFDRGTSVYLVDRVIPMIPHRLSNGICSLNPKVDRLTLSCDMEISPDGDVVKHEIFQSVIKTTERMTYSDVNKILVDKDEELRKKYEPLVPMFEEMEDLAQVLRTKRMKRGAIDFDFKEAKVLVNDEGEPTDVVLRERSVAEKLIEEFMLVANETVAEHFHWMEVPFIYRIHEDPKEDKLQRFFEFITNFGLIVKGTANSIHPRALQEIVEDVQGEPEEMVVSTMMLRSMQQAKYDPESLGHFGLATEFYTHFTSPIRRYPDLIVHRLIRTYLIEGKIDQATREKWGAQMGHIAEHTSSRERRAVDAERETDELKKAEYMEDKVGEEYDGIISSVTNFGLFVELPNTIEGLVHVSYMTDDYYRFDERHLAMIGERTANVFRIGDEITVRVVSVNKDERSIDFEIVGMKNNRKEREDRVRSIRSDKGKSDRGKSNRSSDRKKDGEWSTRPPKNNKKKKTNKKHFENAPRSKRKKKK; from the coding sequence TGTCGTAATGGAAGAGAAGGGGTTAGTCGTTCGCACTAGAAGCAATCGCTACGGCCTGCCTGAAAAAATGAATCTGGTAAGAGGGAAAGTATCCGCTCATGCAAAAGGATTTGCGTTTGTGATACCGGAAGAATCCGGGATGGACGATATCTTCATCCCTCCTAATGAAACGAATAACGCCATGCACGGCGATATTGTATTAGTAAGAGTGTCTACTTCTTCTTCAGGTTCGAGAAGAGAAGGAACCGTCGTCCGGATCGTCGAACGTGGTGTCGACCAAATGGTTGGTACGTTTACGGAAAGTAAGCATTTCGGATTCGTGATTCCCGATGATAAAAAGTTTGCCAGTGACATCTTTATCCCTAAATCTGCTCAAATGGGGGCAGCCGAAGGACATAAGGTCGTCGTGAAATTAACATCTTATCCTGAGGGACGTAAAAGTGCCGAAGGGGAAGTCATCGAAATCCTCGGGCATAAAAATGATCCGGGAGTCGATATTCTGTCGATCATCCATAAGCATGGGATTGACGTTGAATTCCCTGAAGAGGTCATGGATCAGGCGAATAAGGTGCCAAGTGAAATCGACGAATCGGAAATTCCAAACCGGAAAGACCTTCGTGATCAGACCATCGTCACGATCGATGGCGCAGACGCTAAGGATCTGGATGATGCCGTAACGGTGACGAAACTGGACAATGGGAACTACAAGCTTGGAGTACATATTGCAGACGTCACGTATTATGTCAAAGAAAGCTCCCCAATTGATCAGGAAGCCTTTGATAGAGGAACTTCAGTATATCTGGTAGACCGGGTAATCCCAATGATTCCTCACCGGTTATCGAATGGTATTTGTTCTCTTAATCCCAAGGTCGATCGTTTAACTCTATCCTGTGATATGGAAATTTCACCTGATGGCGATGTCGTGAAACACGAAATCTTCCAAAGCGTCATTAAAACTACGGAACGAATGACGTATTCTGATGTCAACAAAATTCTTGTCGATAAAGACGAAGAACTTCGAAAAAAATACGAGCCGTTAGTACCGATGTTCGAAGAAATGGAAGATTTAGCGCAGGTTCTTCGTACGAAACGCATGAAGCGTGGAGCCATCGACTTCGATTTCAAAGAAGCGAAAGTACTTGTCAATGATGAGGGAGAACCGACGGATGTGGTCCTGCGTGAACGCTCGGTAGCCGAAAAGCTGATCGAAGAGTTCATGTTAGTGGCAAATGAGACGGTTGCTGAACATTTCCACTGGATGGAAGTGCCGTTCATCTATCGTATTCATGAAGACCCGAAGGAAGACAAGTTGCAGCGCTTCTTCGAATTCATTACGAATTTCGGTCTGATTGTAAAAGGGACAGCGAATTCGATTCACCCTCGGGCTCTTCAAGAGATTGTGGAGGACGTCCAGGGGGAACCTGAAGAGATGGTCGTTTCGACGATGATGCTTCGTTCCATGCAGCAGGCGAAATATGACCCTGAAAGCCTCGGTCACTTCGGACTGGCGACAGAGTTCTACACTCATTTCACTTCACCGATCCGTCGTTACCCTGACTTGATTGTTCACCGTTTGATCAGAACTTATTTAATTGAAGGGAAAATTGATCAGGCAACCCGTGAAAAATGGGGTGCTCAAATGGGCCACATCGCTGAGCACACATCAAGCCGTGAGCGTCGTGCAGTGGATGCAGAGCGTGAGACAGATGAACTGAAAAAAGCAGAGTATATGGAAGACAAAGTGGGAGAAGAGTACGACGGTATCATCAGTTCCGTTACGAACTTCGGACTGTTTGTCGAATTGCCTAACACGATTGAAGGTCTTGTTCATGTGAGCTATATGACGGACGACTACTACCGGTTTGATGAGCGTCACCTCGCCATGATCGGTGAAAGAACGGCAAACGTATTCCGAATCGGTGACGAGATCACCGTTCGTGTCGTGAGCGTCAATAAAGATGAGCGTTCCATAGACTTTGAAATCGTAGGAATGAAGAATAATCGCAAGGAGCGCGAAGACCGCGTTCGCTCGATCCGCTCTGATAAAGGAAAATCGGACCGTGGAAAATCGAATCGATCTTCAGACCGTAAAAAGGACGGCGAGTGGTCAACGCGTCCGCCGAAAAACAACAAGAAGAAAAAGACGAATAAGAAACACTTTGAAAATGCGCCTCGAAGCAAACGTAAAAAGAAGAAATAA